From the Candidatus Methanoperedens sp. genome, the window CGGATGGCTGGAAAGGTACTTCAGTTTCCTGACCGCAGTCTGCGCAAGTTGCTTTGTGCATCTCTCTTGGACCGCTTGGCCTGAAACCGCCGCCTCTTCCGCCTCGGAAGCCGCCTCTTCTATCGTCGCCCATATTTATATATCTCCTTAGTTCCTTTAATTCGCTTCATCAAGCGCTGCGATTGCGAATTTTCGCATTACACGCTCAATTTTGATCTTGACTTTGTCGCCAACTTTCGTGCCGGGCACAAAAATCACAAAGCCCTGGATGCGCGCGATACCATCTCCTTCTCTGGCGATGCCCTCGATTGTGACGTCGTGGACTCCACCTGTAGAGACTGGAGCATTTTTATCTTCTTCTGTAAACAATTTATTTCCTCTGTTCATTTAATCAATCAACTAAAAAAAGCACACACAGACACGGGATAATCCCAGGCTCTATTAGTTACTTAATAAGCCAACTGACAGGACCTAAGAACAATCTATTTGTATATAAATTCTTGCCCGGGCCGTTGGATAAGATTTTAAAAAATTTCGAAAACCGTGGATAGCTGGATAATGGACAGCGTTTCCATATTTTTA encodes:
- a CDS encoding TRAM domain-containing protein translates to MFTEEDKNAPVSTGGVHDVTIEGIAREGDGIARIQGFVIFVPGTKVGDKVKIKIERVMRKFAIAALDEAN